A genome region from Bradyrhizobium sp. WSM1417 includes the following:
- a CDS encoding FAD-dependent oxidoreductase yields MGQDESQRPESDAQMSRFTRPEQTFPTLTPAEIERVRHFGEVRNYADGEFLFETGKPGPGMFVVLKGHVAITQRDGLGHVTPLIDQGPGQFLAELSQLSGRPALVDGRAEGEVETLLLPPERLRALLVAEAELGERIMRALILRRVNLLQGGVGGVVLIGPSHSAGVVRLQGFLTRNGQPHHLLDPARDRDAADVIARYSPKPDDWPLVVTPDGAVLRNPGETELARAIGMIGGPRNDRIYDVAIVGSGPAGLATAVYAASEGLSVAVLDTRAFGGQAGASARIENYLGFPTGISGQALTARAFNQAQKFGAEIMIPVTVKSLDCTRKDGAFSVALDGCDPLHSRAVVVASGARYRRPEIENLDKFEGRGVWYWASPVEAKLCAGEEVALVGAGNSAGQAAVFLSGHAKKVLMIIRGGGLGASMSRYLIERIEATPNIELMFNTEITALEGDEASLLRRIRWKSRLSSDEDFADLRNLFLFVGADPATSWLDGCGVTLDRGGFVVTGAQSEQNQGRLVAPLETSVPGVYAVGDVRSGSVKRVGGAIGEGAQVVASLHGFLGDAAKPAL; encoded by the coding sequence ATGGGGCAGGACGAATCGCAACGACCCGAGAGTGACGCGCAGATGTCGCGGTTCACCCGCCCTGAACAGACATTTCCGACGCTGACACCAGCCGAGATCGAGCGTGTCAGGCATTTCGGCGAGGTCCGCAACTATGCCGATGGCGAATTCCTGTTCGAGACCGGCAAGCCCGGGCCGGGCATGTTCGTCGTGCTCAAGGGCCACGTCGCCATCACCCAGCGCGACGGCCTGGGCCATGTCACGCCGTTGATCGACCAGGGGCCGGGACAATTTTTGGCCGAGCTCAGCCAGCTCTCGGGACGGCCGGCGCTGGTCGACGGCCGCGCGGAAGGCGAAGTCGAGACGCTGCTGTTGCCGCCGGAGCGGCTGCGCGCGCTACTGGTCGCCGAGGCCGAGCTCGGCGAGCGCATCATGCGCGCGCTGATCCTGCGCCGGGTCAATCTGCTCCAAGGCGGCGTCGGTGGCGTCGTGCTGATCGGTCCCTCGCATTCGGCAGGCGTGGTGCGGCTGCAGGGCTTCCTCACCCGCAACGGCCAGCCGCATCATCTGCTGGATCCCGCGCGTGACCGCGACGCCGCCGACGTCATCGCGCGTTATTCGCCCAAGCCGGACGACTGGCCGCTGGTCGTCACCCCCGATGGAGCTGTGCTGCGCAATCCCGGCGAAACCGAGCTTGCACGCGCGATCGGCATGATCGGCGGCCCGCGCAACGACCGCATCTACGACGTCGCGATCGTCGGCTCCGGACCGGCCGGGCTCGCCACCGCCGTGTATGCCGCGTCCGAAGGCCTTTCGGTCGCCGTGCTGGACACCCGCGCCTTCGGCGGCCAGGCCGGCGCCAGCGCGCGCATCGAAAATTATCTGGGCTTTCCGACCGGAATTTCCGGCCAGGCCCTGACCGCGCGCGCCTTCAACCAGGCGCAAAAGTTCGGCGCGGAGATCATGATCCCGGTGACGGTGAAGTCGCTCGACTGCACGCGCAAGGACGGCGCGTTTTCGGTGGCGCTTGACGGCTGCGACCCCCTGCATTCGCGCGCGGTGGTGGTCGCGAGCGGTGCGCGCTATCGCCGGCCCGAGATCGAGAACCTCGACAAGTTCGAGGGCCGCGGCGTCTGGTATTGGGCCTCGCCGGTCGAGGCAAAGCTGTGCGCCGGTGAGGAGGTCGCGCTTGTCGGTGCCGGCAACTCCGCGGGACAGGCCGCTGTTTTCCTCTCGGGGCACGCCAAGAAAGTGCTGATGATCATCCGCGGCGGCGGCCTTGGCGCCAGCATGTCGCGCTATCTCATCGAGCGCATCGAAGCCACGCCGAACATCGAACTGATGTTCAACACCGAGATTACGGCGCTCGAAGGCGACGAGGCCTCGCTGCTGCGGCGTATCCGCTGGAAAAGCCGGCTCTCGAGCGACGAGGATTTCGCCGACCTCCGCAATCTCTTCCTGTTCGTCGGCGCCGATCCCGCCACCAGCTGGCTCGATGGCTGCGGCGTGACGCTCGATCGCGGCGGCTTCGTCGTCACGGGCGCGCAGTCCGAGCAGAACCAGGGCCGGCTGGTCGCGCCGCTGGAGACGTCGGTGCCCGGCGTCTACGCCGTCGGCGACGTCCGCTCCGGCTCGGTCAAGCGCGTCGGCGGCGCCATCGGCGAGGGCGCCCAGGTCGTGGCCTCCCTGCACGGCTTCCTCGGCGACGCCGCAAAACCGGCGCTTTAG
- a CDS encoding Crp/Fnr family transcriptional regulator: MAVSVPEVKAFLLATPFFGGIPDQSLDLLMSMLVECRFDTGATVVTEGEPGRSLFIVKSGRLAVSKRANAGRVIPISVLEPGDFFGEMTLIEMQNRSATVIAETPTVLYELTAQKLYACYKADIHAYVIVLQNINRELCRRLRRADNRFAGQQVHDDN, translated from the coding sequence ATGGCCGTCAGTGTCCCCGAGGTGAAGGCGTTCCTGCTCGCCACGCCGTTCTTCGGCGGTATCCCGGATCAAAGTCTCGACCTCCTGATGTCGATGCTGGTCGAGTGCCGATTTGATACCGGAGCAACCGTCGTGACGGAGGGCGAGCCCGGACGCTCGCTGTTCATCGTCAAATCCGGCCGGCTGGCGGTGAGCAAACGGGCGAATGCGGGCAGGGTCATCCCGATTTCAGTTCTGGAGCCCGGCGATTTCTTCGGCGAGATGACGCTGATCGAAATGCAGAATCGTTCTGCCACGGTGATCGCGGAGACTCCAACGGTGCTGTACGAGCTGACCGCCCAAAAGCTCTACGCCTGTTACAAGGCCGATATCCACGCCTATGTGATCGTCCTGCAGAACATCAATCGCGAGCTATGCCGACGGCTGCGTCGGGCCGACAATCGATTTGCCGGGCAGCAGGTGCATGACGACAATTGA
- a CDS encoding ferric reductase-like transmembrane domain-containing protein encodes MKGRRSARASLIWVVLALAIGVPIALAAGSEQLAWRGPVYILAGFAGIIALGLVLVQPLLIGGYLPGLSAYRGRRAHHWIGGALALAVVIHVAGLWITSPPDMIDALTYTSPTPFSPFGVTAMWAIFTVALMALLRRRLGLRLRTWRIVHIPLAIVIVACSVAHCLLIEGTMETISKAALCVLILVATVKVMIDLQVWRKRRTPRGESVARQ; translated from the coding sequence ATGAAGGGGCGGCGATCGGCCCGGGCGAGCCTGATCTGGGTCGTCCTTGCCTTGGCCATCGGCGTGCCGATCGCGCTCGCTGCGGGAAGCGAGCAACTCGCATGGCGCGGCCCGGTCTACATCCTCGCCGGCTTCGCGGGAATCATCGCGCTCGGTCTCGTGCTGGTTCAGCCCCTGCTGATCGGCGGATATCTGCCGGGATTGTCGGCCTATCGCGGCCGGCGCGCCCATCACTGGATCGGCGGCGCGCTCGCTCTGGCAGTCGTGATCCACGTCGCCGGCCTCTGGATCACCAGCCCGCCCGACATGATCGACGCCCTGACCTATACCTCACCGACGCCGTTCTCCCCCTTCGGCGTGACCGCCATGTGGGCCATCTTCACCGTCGCGCTTATGGCGCTACTGCGCCGGCGCTTGGGATTGCGGCTGCGCACCTGGCGCATCGTCCATATTCCCCTCGCCATCGTCATCGTCGCCTGCAGCGTGGCCCATTGCCTGCTGATCGAGGGGACGATGGAGACGATCTCGAAGGCGGCGCTGTGCGTGTTGATCCTCGTGGCAACCGTGAAGGTCATGATTGACCTGCAAGTGTGGCGAAAGCGAAGGACGCCGCGGGGGGAAAGTGTCGCGCGGCAGTAG
- a CDS encoding twin-arginine translocation pathway signal produces the protein MTTVVLNRRSLLAAGGSILGTGLLVTGVPGLLLRARADGLAPTETMSGGANNYRKGAAVVQRIGKGGFWMSGTVRRAGDGAPLAGQRIQIWAHTTEGQEHQPQSHGATLTDKDGRFRLEMPQIIPIFGQPHGHLAYDSGEFKTVFLRPVMRSAKETSLEAHFVLQPA, from the coding sequence ATGACCACGGTCGTACTCAATCGCCGGAGCCTCCTCGCCGCGGGCGGCTCGATCCTCGGAACCGGGCTTTTGGTAACCGGTGTTCCCGGCCTGCTCTTGCGTGCCCGCGCGGACGGCCTCGCGCCAACCGAGACGATGTCGGGCGGGGCAAACAACTACCGCAAGGGCGCGGCGGTCGTGCAGCGGATCGGAAAGGGTGGCTTCTGGATGAGCGGCACCGTGCGCCGTGCCGGCGACGGGGCACCGCTCGCGGGCCAGCGCATCCAGATCTGGGCGCACACCACCGAGGGGCAGGAGCACCAGCCGCAGAGTCACGGGGCCACGCTCACCGACAAGGACGGAAGATTCCGGCTCGAGATGCCGCAGATCATTCCGATCTTCGGCCAGCCCCATGGCCATCTCGCCTATGACAGCGGCGAGTTCAAAACCGTGTTCCTCCGGCCGGTGATGCGGAGCGCAAAGGAAACCAGCCTCGAGGCACACTTCGTGCTGCAGCCGGCCTGA
- a CDS encoding MgtC/SapB family protein: MDRFNIGVHVVALAAAFALAVPIGWDREKRARSAGLRTFPLVAMASCGFVQASESLLVHSPDGMAKVIEGLITGIGFIGGGAILKQGNSVQGTATAASLWATGAIGVSVGLGAYDVAVTVALFTFLTLRLLTLVKEDDDH; the protein is encoded by the coding sequence TTGGACAGATTCAACATCGGCGTTCATGTCGTCGCGCTGGCTGCGGCGTTCGCGCTCGCCGTTCCCATTGGCTGGGACCGCGAGAAGCGCGCGCGCAGCGCGGGCTTGCGCACCTTTCCGCTGGTCGCCATGGCAAGCTGCGGCTTCGTGCAGGCCAGCGAAAGCCTGCTCGTGCATTCGCCTGACGGGATGGCAAAGGTGATCGAGGGGCTCATCACCGGCATCGGCTTCATCGGCGGTGGCGCGATTCTCAAGCAGGGGAATTCGGTGCAGGGCACCGCGACGGCCGCGAGCCTCTGGGCTACAGGCGCGATCGGCGTTTCCGTCGGGCTCGGCGCGTACGATGTCGCGGTGACGGTCGCCCTATTCACGTTCCTGACCCTTCGCTTGCTGACGCTGGTCAAGGAAGACGACGATCACTGA
- a CDS encoding LLM class flavin-dependent oxidoreductase, whose translation MIPFSVLDLAPIRQGGDASQAFRNSLDLAQHAEAWGYKRFWLAEHHNMTGIASAATSVVIGHVAAGTKTIRVGSGGIMLPNHSPLVIAEQFGTLASLYPGRIDLGLGRAPGTDQFTARALRRDLATSSENFPQDVLELQALLGDLQPNQTIRAVPGMGTKVPLWILGSSTFGAQLAGMLGLPFAFASHFAPQMMMPALREYRARFEPSAQLDKPYAMVGVNVFAADSDADAQRMFSSLQQQFINLRRGTPGPLPPPVDDMDALWSPAEKAMVGQSLSCSAVGSPEMVEEKLKALIAETGADELMTTGQIYDHAARLRSFEIAAGVRDRLAG comes from the coding sequence ATGATCCCCTTCTCCGTGCTCGACCTCGCGCCCATCCGCCAAGGCGGCGATGCGTCACAAGCGTTCCGTAACTCGCTCGATCTGGCGCAGCATGCGGAAGCCTGGGGCTACAAGCGCTTCTGGCTGGCCGAGCATCACAACATGACGGGCATCGCGAGCGCGGCGACGTCGGTGGTGATCGGGCATGTCGCGGCCGGCACCAAGACGATCCGGGTCGGCTCCGGGGGGATCATGCTGCCGAACCATTCGCCGCTCGTCATCGCCGAGCAGTTCGGCACGCTGGCCTCGCTCTATCCCGGGCGGATCGATCTCGGGCTCGGCCGGGCGCCGGGCACCGACCAGTTCACCGCGCGGGCGCTGCGGCGCGATCTCGCCACCAGCTCCGAGAATTTTCCGCAGGACGTGCTGGAGCTGCAGGCGCTGCTCGGCGATTTGCAGCCGAACCAGACCATCCGCGCCGTGCCGGGCATGGGAACGAAGGTGCCGCTGTGGATCCTGGGCTCCAGCACTTTTGGCGCGCAGCTTGCGGGGATGCTCGGGCTGCCGTTCGCGTTCGCCTCGCATTTCGCGCCGCAGATGATGATGCCGGCGCTGCGGGAGTATCGCGCGCGATTCGAGCCCTCGGCACAGCTCGACAAGCCCTATGCGATGGTCGGCGTCAACGTGTTCGCCGCCGACAGCGACGCGGACGCGCAGCGCATGTTCTCCTCGCTGCAGCAGCAGTTCATCAATCTGCGCCGCGGCACGCCCGGCCCGCTGCCGCCGCCGGTCGACGACATGGACGCGCTGTGGTCGCCGGCGGAAAAGGCGATGGTCGGCCAGTCGCTGTCGTGCTCGGCGGTCGGCTCGCCTGAAATGGTCGAAGAGAAGTTGAAGGCACTGATCGCCGAGACCGGCGCGGACGAATTGATGACCACGGGCCAGATCTACGACCACGCCGCGCGGCTGCGCTCGTTCGAGATCGCAGCCGGGGTGCGGGACCGGCTGGCGGGGTGA
- a CDS encoding amidohydrolase: MPTYLPFDPNPRRPVKAPPPKTVDSQFHVLGPIEKYPERPGAAYRMPTATWEAALRVHKTLGIERGIIVQTTTYGADHAVVLDGLAAMGPNYRGCANALVFAEANDAYLAKLHDAGVRGARFSFRQELGAVLSDADFARAIARIRELGWYVKIQPEKDGIVSSVAKYENLDVPVLIDHMARPDPEAGRNDPNLRKMLELLAKGNFWVMLSLGEKTSKLGPPYDDVIPIARAYIEGAVDRCVWASDWPHPVSVKQPPNDADLLELMYRYAADQAELEKILVHNPAKLFGFPD, encoded by the coding sequence ATGCCGACCTATCTGCCGTTCGACCCGAACCCGCGCCGCCCGGTCAAGGCGCCGCCGCCGAAGACTGTCGACAGCCAGTTCCACGTGCTCGGCCCCATCGAAAAATATCCGGAGCGTCCCGGCGCGGCCTATCGGATGCCGACCGCGACCTGGGAAGCGGCGCTGCGCGTGCACAAGACGCTCGGCATCGAGCGCGGCATCATCGTGCAGACCACCACCTATGGCGCCGACCATGCCGTCGTGCTCGACGGTCTCGCCGCGATGGGGCCGAACTATCGCGGCTGCGCCAACGCGCTGGTGTTCGCGGAGGCGAACGATGCCTATCTCGCCAAACTGCACGATGCCGGTGTCCGCGGCGCGCGCTTCAGCTTCCGCCAGGAACTCGGCGCCGTGCTGTCGGATGCCGATTTCGCCCGCGCCATTGCGCGCATCCGCGAGCTCGGCTGGTACGTCAAGATCCAGCCGGAGAAGGACGGCATCGTCTCCAGCGTCGCCAAATACGAGAATCTCGACGTGCCCGTGCTGATCGACCACATGGCGCGGCCCGATCCTGAAGCCGGCAGGAACGATCCGAACCTGCGCAAGATGCTCGAGCTGCTCGCCAAGGGCAATTTCTGGGTGATGCTGTCGCTCGGGGAGAAGACCTCGAAGCTCGGGCCACCCTACGACGACGTCATCCCGATCGCGCGTGCCTATATCGAGGGAGCCGTCGACCGCTGCGTCTGGGCCAGCGACTGGCCGCATCCGGTCTCGGTCAAGCAGCCACCGAACGACGCTGATCTGCTCGAGCTGATGTACCGTTACGCAGCCGATCAGGCGGAGCTGGAGAAGATATTGGTGCACAATCCGGCCAAGCTGTTCGGCTTTCCGGATTAG
- a CDS encoding RidA family protein: protein MTGHTRRKSIHIGGFKHANPIPNACRIGNLVMSGVILGRDAAGAMPESLDAQCANMFAHMKATVEAAGGTTDDIIKMTVWLKDRTQRGPVNVEWLNMFPDEHSRPARHALPMDNMDGGALVQCDFTAVID, encoded by the coding sequence ATGACCGGTCACACGCGGCGCAAGAGCATCCATATCGGCGGCTTCAAGCACGCCAATCCGATTCCGAACGCCTGCCGCATCGGCAATCTCGTGATGTCGGGCGTCATCCTCGGCCGCGATGCGGCTGGCGCGATGCCCGAGAGCCTGGACGCGCAATGCGCCAACATGTTCGCGCACATGAAGGCGACGGTGGAGGCCGCGGGCGGCACCACGGACGACATCATCAAGATGACGGTGTGGCTGAAGGACCGTACGCAGCGCGGGCCCGTGAATGTCGAGTGGCTTAACATGTTTCCGGACGAGCATTCACGCCCGGCACGCCACGCGCTGCCGATGGACAACATGGACGGCGGCGCGCTGGTGCAGTGCGACTTCACTGCCGTGATCGACTAA
- the hpaH gene encoding 2-oxo-hept-4-ene-1,7-dioate hydratase yields the protein MLDTATIERLAARLDEAERSKTLITMFTKDYPDFSIEDAYAVQRAWTKLQLSRGRVIKGHKIGLTSKAMQNAVGISEPDYGVLFADMFYADATPIPFDRFHAPRIEVELAFVLKAPLRGPDCTIFDVLNATDYVTPALEILETRMHRVDPQTGKARKVMDTISDNAANAALVLGGRPFRPMDADMRWIGALLFRNGEVEETGLAAGVLNHPANGIAWLANRLAPHDEHLAAGEVVLAGSFTRPVDIRRGDTFHGDYGAFGSVSCQFV from the coding sequence ATGCTGGATACTGCCACGATCGAACGCCTTGCCGCGCGCCTCGACGAAGCCGAGCGCAGCAAGACGCTGATCACGATGTTTACCAAAGACTATCCCGATTTCAGCATCGAGGATGCCTATGCCGTTCAGCGCGCCTGGACCAAGCTTCAGCTCAGTCGCGGCCGGGTCATCAAGGGCCACAAGATCGGCCTGACCTCGAAGGCGATGCAGAACGCGGTCGGCATCAGCGAGCCCGATTACGGCGTGCTGTTTGCCGATATGTTCTATGCCGATGCCACGCCGATCCCGTTCGACCGTTTTCACGCGCCGCGAATCGAAGTGGAGCTCGCCTTCGTGCTGAAGGCGCCGCTGCGCGGGCCCGATTGCACCATCTTCGACGTGCTCAACGCCACCGACTACGTCACGCCCGCACTGGAGATCTTGGAGACGCGCATGCACCGCGTCGATCCTCAGACCGGGAAGGCGCGAAAAGTCATGGACACGATCTCGGACAATGCGGCGAACGCCGCGCTGGTGCTCGGCGGCCGGCCGTTCCGTCCGATGGACGCGGACATGCGCTGGATCGGCGCGCTGCTGTTCCGCAACGGCGAGGTCGAGGAAACCGGCCTTGCCGCCGGCGTGCTCAATCATCCCGCCAATGGCATTGCCTGGCTCGCCAACCGCCTCGCGCCGCATGACGAGCATCTCGCCGCCGGCGAGGTGGTGCTGGCAGGATCGTTCACGCGGCCGGTCGACATCCGCCGCGGTGACACGTTTCATGGCGACTATGGCGCGTTCGGCTCGGTGTCGTGCCAATTCGTCTGA
- a CDS encoding fumarylacetoacetate hydrolase family protein, whose protein sequence is MRLLSYIVDGEPRYGAAIEGGVVDLTRRIGRDFSDVRALIAANALADAQEAVAGQKPDYALDDLVLLPPVLAPEKLWCIGVNYAERNAEYKDSSDLPKYPSLFVRSMSSMTGSGQPLEKPHVSDQLDYEGELVIVIGQGGRHIPREKAWAHIFGMTLCNEGTIRDWLRHGKFNVTQGKNFDRSGSIGPWIVTSDELDARGPHDIITRVNGEVRQQDTTERLMFPFDFLISYLSTFATLKPGDMIVTGTPTGAGARFDPPRWLKVGDVVEVESSRIGVLRNTVAAES, encoded by the coding sequence ATGCGACTCCTAAGCTACATCGTTGACGGAGAGCCGCGCTACGGTGCCGCCATCGAAGGCGGTGTCGTCGACCTGACCCGGCGGATCGGCCGCGACTTCTCCGATGTGAGGGCGTTGATCGCGGCCAATGCGCTGGCCGACGCGCAGGAAGCCGTCGCCGGACAAAAGCCGGACTACGCCCTCGACGATCTCGTGCTGCTTCCGCCGGTGCTGGCGCCCGAAAAGCTGTGGTGCATCGGCGTCAACTACGCCGAGCGCAATGCGGAGTATAAAGACAGCTCCGACCTGCCCAAATATCCCAGCCTGTTCGTGCGCAGCATGTCCTCGATGACAGGCTCCGGTCAGCCGTTGGAGAAGCCTCACGTCTCCGATCAGCTCGATTACGAAGGCGAGCTCGTCATCGTGATCGGTCAGGGCGGCCGCCACATTCCGCGCGAAAAGGCCTGGGCGCACATCTTCGGCATGACCTTGTGCAACGAGGGCACGATCCGCGACTGGCTGCGCCACGGCAAGTTCAATGTCACGCAAGGCAAGAACTTCGACCGCTCCGGCAGCATCGGTCCCTGGATCGTCACATCGGACGAGCTCGATGCGCGCGGGCCTCATGACATCATCACGCGCGTCAACGGCGAGGTCCGGCAGCAGGACACCACCGAGCGGCTGATGTTCCCGTTCGATTTCCTGATCTCCTATCTCTCGACCTTCGCCACGCTGAAGCCTGGCGACATGATCGTGACGGGCACGCCGACCGGGGCGGGTGCCCGCTTCGACCCGCCGCGCTGGCTCAAAGTCGGCGATGTCGTCGAGGTCGAATCCAGCCGCATCGGCGTACTGCGCAACACCGTAGCCGCGGAGAGTTGA
- a CDS encoding flavin reductase family protein: MRIDPTELGAERIYRLMTGIVVPRPIAWVTSLSPAGVLNLAPFSAFTFVSQKPPMLAISVGRKGADYKDTAHNILDTEEYVIHIADTPLMQAVHDSSVEHPPEISEVAELGLETIPSERIKVPRLGIAPVAMECRFRQCLEFGDARSRLIVGEVVMFHLRDGLVNDGKVETAALDPIARIGGPRYARLGEIVTLRGVFQTPKSKD, encoded by the coding sequence ATGCGGATCGACCCCACCGAGCTCGGCGCCGAACGCATCTACCGGCTGATGACCGGCATCGTGGTGCCGCGTCCGATTGCCTGGGTAACGAGCCTGTCGCCCGCAGGCGTGCTCAACCTCGCGCCGTTCAGTGCCTTCACCTTCGTCTCGCAGAAGCCGCCGATGCTGGCCATCAGCGTCGGCCGCAAGGGCGCGGACTATAAGGACACCGCGCATAACATCCTCGACACCGAGGAATACGTCATCCACATCGCCGACACCCCGCTGATGCAGGCCGTGCACGACTCATCGGTCGAGCATCCGCCTGAGATCAGCGAGGTCGCGGAGCTTGGCCTTGAGACGATCCCGAGCGAGCGCATCAAGGTGCCGCGTCTTGGCATTGCACCCGTTGCGATGGAATGCCGCTTCCGGCAATGCCTCGAATTCGGCGACGCCCGCAGCCGTCTCATCGTGGGCGAGGTCGTCATGTTCCACCTCCGCGACGGCCTCGTGAACGACGGCAAGGTCGAAACCGCGGCGCTCGACCCGATCGCGCGCATCGGCGGGCCGCGCTACGCCCGGCTCGGCGAGATCGTGACACTGCGCGGCGTGTTCCAGACCCCCAAGTCGAAAGACTGA
- a CDS encoding tripartite tricarboxylate transporter substrate binding protein: MRLIWIAIAAAVAMLTGPASGQQWPARNVKLIVPYPAGGNVDSAARIIADKLQEKLGQPFIIENKAGAGGMIAGEAFAKSAPDGYTLFVGANGPVLFATEINKRDAYNWKKDFLPITTISMTPLVLEVHPSVQATNFKEFIDLAKREPGKLTMASPGPGTTNHLLSELMQSSLDLQWVTAHYRGNAPAVNDLLGGQVQFAFDQLTVSLQHIKAGLFRALAVTSPHRLKSLPDVPTFAELGYKDFDGQTFTGLFAPAGTPAPVIDKLHEALTAILKDPAVVDKFEKLGGEAVAMTPGEFKAYLEREDAKWIPIVRKANIKAD, from the coding sequence ATGAGATTAATCTGGATTGCCATAGCTGCCGCAGTGGCGATGTTGACGGGACCGGCGTCGGGCCAGCAATGGCCGGCGCGCAACGTCAAGCTGATCGTGCCCTATCCGGCCGGCGGCAATGTCGACAGCGCCGCGCGCATCATCGCCGACAAGCTCCAGGAAAAGCTCGGCCAGCCCTTCATCATCGAGAACAAGGCGGGCGCCGGCGGCATGATCGCGGGCGAGGCCTTCGCGAAATCCGCGCCCGACGGCTACACGCTGTTCGTCGGCGCCAACGGCCCGGTGCTGTTCGCGACCGAAATCAACAAGCGCGACGCCTACAATTGGAAGAAGGACTTCCTGCCGATCACGACGATCTCGATGACGCCGCTGGTGCTCGAGGTGCATCCGTCGGTGCAGGCGACGAATTTCAAGGAATTCATCGACCTCGCCAAACGCGAGCCGGGCAAGCTGACGATGGCCTCGCCCGGTCCCGGCACCACCAACCATTTGCTCAGCGAGCTGATGCAGTCCAGCCTCGACCTGCAATGGGTCACCGCGCACTATCGCGGCAATGCGCCTGCGGTCAACGATCTCTTGGGCGGGCAGGTGCAGTTCGCGTTCGACCAGCTCACGGTCAGCCTGCAGCACATCAAGGCCGGCCTGTTCCGGGCGCTGGCCGTCACCAGCCCGCACCGCCTGAAGTCGCTGCCCGACGTGCCGACGTTCGCCGAGCTCGGCTACAAGGATTTCGACGGCCAGACCTTCACCGGCCTGTTCGCACCGGCAGGCACGCCGGCGCCCGTGATCGACAAGCTGCACGAGGCGCTGACCGCGATCCTGAAGGATCCCGCCGTGGTCGACAAGTTCGAGAAGCTCGGCGGCGAAGCCGTCGCGATGACGCCCGGCGAATTCAAGGCCTATCTCGAGCGCGAGGATGCCAAATGGATTCCGATCGTGCGCAAGGCCAACATCAAGGCGGATTGA
- a CDS encoding IclR family transcriptional regulator has protein sequence MDKTSSAKSARRMTEPRQGAQAIRRALAVLRILAAGREDGVPLAEVVRATGLTRPTVHRIVHVLIEEGIVERHDKTGRYAIGNQVPELALARARPSRLLIAANRSLQRASTEIGDTLFLTVRTGNDTLCVDRRIGIYPIQVLSIEVGARRPLGVSSAGVAILAAMPAQDARKIVAANEKRLEAYRTDAATVLGQVTAARRLGYGMREIGLVQGTKSISTWIKTPDGRPAAAMTVSAVRTRLGPRREQEVAEILLREARIIEQAIRGNTG, from the coding sequence ATGGACAAGACCTCTTCCGCGAAATCCGCCCGCCGCATGACCGAACCGCGACAGGGCGCGCAGGCGATCCGGCGCGCGCTCGCGGTGCTGCGCATTCTCGCCGCAGGCCGCGAAGACGGCGTGCCGCTGGCCGAGGTGGTGCGGGCGACCGGCCTCACCCGCCCGACCGTGCATCGCATCGTCCACGTGCTGATCGAGGAAGGCATCGTCGAACGGCATGACAAAACCGGCCGCTACGCGATCGGCAACCAGGTGCCGGAGCTCGCGCTCGCACGGGCCCGGCCGTCGCGGCTGCTGATCGCCGCCAATCGGTCGCTGCAACGCGCCTCCACCGAGATCGGCGACACGCTGTTCCTGACGGTGCGGACCGGCAACGACACGCTGTGCGTCGATCGCAGGATCGGAATCTATCCGATCCAGGTGCTGTCGATCGAGGTCGGCGCGCGCCGGCCGCTCGGCGTCTCCAGCGCAGGCGTTGCCATCCTCGCCGCGATGCCGGCGCAGGACGCGCGAAAAATCGTCGCAGCCAACGAGAAGAGACTGGAGGCCTACCGGACCGACGCGGCGACGGTGCTGGGCCAGGTCACCGCCGCAAGGCGGCTGGGATATGGCATGAGAGAAATTGGTCTGGTGCAGGGCACGAAATCGATCTCGACCTGGATCAAGACCCCGGACGGCCGCCCCGCCGCCGCGATGACCGTCTCCGCCGTTCGCACGAGGCTCGGCCCGCGCCGCGAACAGGAGGTCGCGGAGATTTTGCTGCGCGAGGCGCGGATCATCGAGCAGGCGATCCGGGGGAATACTGGATAG